A single region of the Serinus canaria isolate serCan28SL12 chromosome 1, serCan2020, whole genome shotgun sequence genome encodes:
- the CNGA3 gene encoding cyclic nucleotide-gated cation channel alpha-3 isoform X1, producing the protein MAKINTQHSYPGVHSLSVRTADEDIERIENGFIRTHSLHEDASSELQGVISVEGGHVPESQASSFTGRGAMARLSRFVLSVRSWATRHSHREDQRPDSFLERIRGPELVEVSTRQSNIRSFLGARERPGGASRQKKEVFVIDPSSNLYYNWLTVIAAPVFYNWCMLVCRACFDELQMDHVKMWLFLDYLSDIIYVIDMFVRFRTGFLEQGLLVKDEKKLREHYTKTVQFKLDVLSLVPTDLAYFKLGLNYPELRFNRLLRIARLFEFFDRTETRTNYPNMFRIGNLVLYILIIIHWNACIYFAISKVIGFGTDTWVYPNVSVPEYARLSRKYIYSLYWSTLTLTTIGETPPPVKDEEYLFVVIDFLVGVLIFATIVGNVGSMISNMNASRAEFQAKVDSIKQYMQFRKVTKDLEARVIKWFDYLWTNKKTVDEKEVLKNLPDKLKAEIAINVHLDTLRKVRIFQDCEAGLLIELVLKLKPTVFSPGDYICKKGDIGREMYIIKEGKLAVVADDGITQFVVLSDGSYFGEISILNIKGSKSGNRRTANIRSIGYSDLFCLSKDDLMEALTEYPDAKKALEEKGRQILMKDNLIDEEAAKAGADPKDLEEKIGRLEVALDTLQTRFARLMAEYTASQQKVKQRLARVETRVKKYGSGSLSIAEAEGEKPEEKKQ; encoded by the exons ATGGCAAAAATCAACACCCAGCACTCCTACCCTGGTGTACACAGCCTGTCTGTCAGAACTGCTGATGAAGATATCGAAAGGATTGAAAATGGTTTTATCAG aaccCATTCACTGCACGAGGATGCATCTTCAGAACTGCAGGGAGTCATTTCTGTGGAGGGAGGACATGTACCTGAATCCCAGGCGAGCTCCTTCACTGGCAGGGGAGCAATGGCAAG GCTGTCACGGTTTGTCTTATCCGTAAGGTCATGGGCCACAAGACACTCACACCGTGAGGACCAAAGGCCTGATTCTTTCCTGGAACGGATCCGGGGCCCGGAGCTCGTGGAGGTGTCCACCAGGCAAAGCAACATCCGCTCCTTCCTTGGTGCCCGTGAGCGGCCCGGGGGAGCAAGCAG GCAGAAAAAGGAAGTCTTTGTGATAGATCCTTCAAGCAATCTGTACTACAACTGGCTGACTGTAATTGCAGCACCCGTGTTCTATAACTGGTGTATGCTAGTGTGCAG agCCTGCTTTGATGAGCTACAAATGGACCATGTTAAAATGTGGCTGTTCCTGGATTATCTCTCTGATATTATCTATGTCATTGACATGTTCGTCAGGTTCAGAACAG GCTTCCTTGAACAAGGCTTGCTAGTTAAGGATGAGAAGAAATTACGAGAACATTACACCAAAACTGTGCAGTTCAAACTGGACGTGCTGTCTCTTGTGCCAACAGACCTGGCATATTTCAAGCTTGGTTTGAACTACCCCGAGCTCCGATTTAACCGCTTGCTGAGGATCGCTCGGCTCTTTGAGTTTTTTGACCGTACCGAGACCAGGACAAATTATCCAAACATGTTCCGTATTGGCAATCTGGTGTTATACATTCTTATCATCATCCACTGGAACGCCTGCATATACTTTGCGATATCGAAGGTGATCGGGTTCGGAACCGACACCTGGGTGTATCCCAACGTGTCCGTCCCGGAGTACGCGCGCCTGTCCAGGAAGTACATTTACAGCCTGTACTGGTCAACGCTCACACTGACGACCATCGGGGAGACGCCGCCCCCGGTGAAGGACGAGGAGTATCTCTTCGTGGTCATCGACTTCCTGGTGGGCGTGCTCATCTTCGCCACCATTGTCGGTAATGTCGGCTCCATGATCTCCAACATGAATGCTTCCAGGGCAGAGTTCCAGGCCAAAGTGGATTCCATTAAACAGTACATGCAATTCCGAAAGGTGACTAAGGATTTGGAAGCCAGGGTTATTAAGTGGTTTGATTATCTCTGGACCAACAAGAAAACGGTAGATGAGAAGGAAGTTCTCAAAAATCTGCCTGACAAGTTGAAGGCTGAAATTGCCATCAATGTCCATTTGGACACGCTGAGGAAGGTGCGTATATTCCAGGATTGTGAAGCTGGACTTCTCATTGAGCTGGTGCTGAAGCTGAAACCTACGGTCTTCAGTCCTGGTGACTACATTTGCAAAAAAGGAGATATTGGAAGAGAAATGTACATTATTAAAGAGGGAAAATTGGCTGTGGTGGCGGATGATGGCATAACCCAATTTGTAGTCCTAAGCGATGGCAGCTACTTTGGTGAAATCAGCATCCTAAACATCAAAGGTAGCAAATCTGGCAACAGGAGGACAGCCAACATCAGGAGTATTGGTTATTCTGATTTGTTCTGCTTGTCTAAGGATGATTTAATGGAAGCCCTCACAGAATATCCAGATGCCAAAAAGGCTCTGGAAGAGAAAGGACGTCAAATTCTGATGAAAGACAATTTAATAGATGAGGAGGCAGCAAAAGCGGGAGCTGACCCAAAagacttggaagaaaaaataggaCGACTCGAAGTAGCTCTGGATACGCTGCAGACTAGGTTTGCGAGGCTCATGGCAGAATACACTGCATCTCAACAAAAGGTGAAACAGAGACTTGCCAGAGTAGAAACCCGAGTGAAAAAATACGGTAGTGGCAGCTTATCAATTGCAGAAGCAGAGGGTGAAAAAcctgaggagaaaaagcagtAG
- the CNGA3 gene encoding cyclic nucleotide-gated cation channel alpha-3 isoform X3: protein MAKINTQHSYPGVHSLSVRTADEDIERIENGFIRTHSLHEDASSELQGVISVEGGHVPESQASSFTGRGAMARLSRFVLSVRSWATRHSHREDQRPDSFLERIRGPELVEVSTRQSNIRSFLGARERPGGASSHWPLARFNVNFSNNTNEDKKEEKKEVKEEKKEEKKEEKKEEKKEEKKDDKKDDKKKEEQKKEVFVIDPSSNLYYNWLTVIAAPVFYNWCMLVCRACFDELQMDHVKMWLFLDYLSDIIYVIDMFVRFRTGFLEQGLLVKDEKKLREHYTKTVQFKLDVLSLVPTDLAYFKLGLNYPELRFNRLLRIARLFEFFDRTETRTNYPNMFRIGNLVLYILIIIHWNACIYFAISKVIGFGTDTWVYPNVSVPEYARLSRKYIYSLYWSTLTLTTIGETPPPVKDEEYLFVVIDFLVGVLIFATIVGNVGSMISNMNASRAEFQAKVDSIKQYMQFRKVTKDLEARVIKWFDYLWTNKKTVDEKEVLKNLPDKLKAEIAINVHLDTLRKVRIFQDCEAGLLIELVLKLKPTVFSPGDYICKKGDIGREMYIIKEGKLAVVADDGITQFVVLSDGSYFGEISILNIKGSKSGNRRTANIRSIGYSDLFCLSKDDLMEALTEYPDAKKALEEKGRQILMKDNLIDEEAAKAGADPKDLEEKIGRLEVALDTLQTRFARLMAEYTASQQKVKQRLARVETRVKKYGSGSLSIAEAEGEKPEEKKQ, encoded by the exons ATGGCAAAAATCAACACCCAGCACTCCTACCCTGGTGTACACAGCCTGTCTGTCAGAACTGCTGATGAAGATATCGAAAGGATTGAAAATGGTTTTATCAG aaccCATTCACTGCACGAGGATGCATCTTCAGAACTGCAGGGAGTCATTTCTGTGGAGGGAGGACATGTACCTGAATCCCAGGCGAGCTCCTTCACTGGCAGGGGAGCAATGGCAAG GCTGTCACGGTTTGTCTTATCCGTAAGGTCATGGGCCACAAGACACTCACACCGTGAGGACCAAAGGCCTGATTCTTTCCTGGAACGGATCCGGGGCCCGGAGCTCGTGGAGGTGTCCACCAGGCAAAGCAACATCCGCTCCTTCCTTGGTGCCCGTGAGCGGCCCGGGGGAGCAAGCAG TCACTGGCCCTTGGCCAGGTTCAATGTCAACTTCAGCAACAACACTAATGAAGA caaaaaggaagaaaagaaagaggttaaagaggagaaaaaagaggaaaagaaagaggagaaaaaagaggaaaagaaagaggagaaaaaagatgacaaaaaagatgataaaaaaaaggaaga GCAGAAAAAGGAAGTCTTTGTGATAGATCCTTCAAGCAATCTGTACTACAACTGGCTGACTGTAATTGCAGCACCCGTGTTCTATAACTGGTGTATGCTAGTGTGCAG agCCTGCTTTGATGAGCTACAAATGGACCATGTTAAAATGTGGCTGTTCCTGGATTATCTCTCTGATATTATCTATGTCATTGACATGTTCGTCAGGTTCAGAACAG GCTTCCTTGAACAAGGCTTGCTAGTTAAGGATGAGAAGAAATTACGAGAACATTACACCAAAACTGTGCAGTTCAAACTGGACGTGCTGTCTCTTGTGCCAACAGACCTGGCATATTTCAAGCTTGGTTTGAACTACCCCGAGCTCCGATTTAACCGCTTGCTGAGGATCGCTCGGCTCTTTGAGTTTTTTGACCGTACCGAGACCAGGACAAATTATCCAAACATGTTCCGTATTGGCAATCTGGTGTTATACATTCTTATCATCATCCACTGGAACGCCTGCATATACTTTGCGATATCGAAGGTGATCGGGTTCGGAACCGACACCTGGGTGTATCCCAACGTGTCCGTCCCGGAGTACGCGCGCCTGTCCAGGAAGTACATTTACAGCCTGTACTGGTCAACGCTCACACTGACGACCATCGGGGAGACGCCGCCCCCGGTGAAGGACGAGGAGTATCTCTTCGTGGTCATCGACTTCCTGGTGGGCGTGCTCATCTTCGCCACCATTGTCGGTAATGTCGGCTCCATGATCTCCAACATGAATGCTTCCAGGGCAGAGTTCCAGGCCAAAGTGGATTCCATTAAACAGTACATGCAATTCCGAAAGGTGACTAAGGATTTGGAAGCCAGGGTTATTAAGTGGTTTGATTATCTCTGGACCAACAAGAAAACGGTAGATGAGAAGGAAGTTCTCAAAAATCTGCCTGACAAGTTGAAGGCTGAAATTGCCATCAATGTCCATTTGGACACGCTGAGGAAGGTGCGTATATTCCAGGATTGTGAAGCTGGACTTCTCATTGAGCTGGTGCTGAAGCTGAAACCTACGGTCTTCAGTCCTGGTGACTACATTTGCAAAAAAGGAGATATTGGAAGAGAAATGTACATTATTAAAGAGGGAAAATTGGCTGTGGTGGCGGATGATGGCATAACCCAATTTGTAGTCCTAAGCGATGGCAGCTACTTTGGTGAAATCAGCATCCTAAACATCAAAGGTAGCAAATCTGGCAACAGGAGGACAGCCAACATCAGGAGTATTGGTTATTCTGATTTGTTCTGCTTGTCTAAGGATGATTTAATGGAAGCCCTCACAGAATATCCAGATGCCAAAAAGGCTCTGGAAGAGAAAGGACGTCAAATTCTGATGAAAGACAATTTAATAGATGAGGAGGCAGCAAAAGCGGGAGCTGACCCAAAagacttggaagaaaaaataggaCGACTCGAAGTAGCTCTGGATACGCTGCAGACTAGGTTTGCGAGGCTCATGGCAGAATACACTGCATCTCAACAAAAGGTGAAACAGAGACTTGCCAGAGTAGAAACCCGAGTGAAAAAATACGGTAGTGGCAGCTTATCAATTGCAGAAGCAGAGGGTGAAAAAcctgaggagaaaaagcagtAG
- the CNGA3 gene encoding cyclic nucleotide-gated cation channel alpha-3 isoform X2, with amino-acid sequence MARLSRFVLSVRSWATRHSHREDQRPDSFLERIRGPELVEVSTRQSNIRSFLGARERPGGASRQKKEVFVIDPSSNLYYNWLTVIAAPVFYNWCMLVCRACFDELQMDHVKMWLFLDYLSDIIYVIDMFVRFRTGFLEQGLLVKDEKKLREHYTKTVQFKLDVLSLVPTDLAYFKLGLNYPELRFNRLLRIARLFEFFDRTETRTNYPNMFRIGNLVLYILIIIHWNACIYFAISKVIGFGTDTWVYPNVSVPEYARLSRKYIYSLYWSTLTLTTIGETPPPVKDEEYLFVVIDFLVGVLIFATIVGNVGSMISNMNASRAEFQAKVDSIKQYMQFRKVTKDLEARVIKWFDYLWTNKKTVDEKEVLKNLPDKLKAEIAINVHLDTLRKVRIFQDCEAGLLIELVLKLKPTVFSPGDYICKKGDIGREMYIIKEGKLAVVADDGITQFVVLSDGSYFGEISILNIKGSKSGNRRTANIRSIGYSDLFCLSKDDLMEALTEYPDAKKALEEKGRQILMKDNLIDEEAAKAGADPKDLEEKIGRLEVALDTLQTRFARLMAEYTASQQKVKQRLARVETRVKKYGSGSLSIAEAEGEKPEEKKQ; translated from the exons ATGGCAAG GCTGTCACGGTTTGTCTTATCCGTAAGGTCATGGGCCACAAGACACTCACACCGTGAGGACCAAAGGCCTGATTCTTTCCTGGAACGGATCCGGGGCCCGGAGCTCGTGGAGGTGTCCACCAGGCAAAGCAACATCCGCTCCTTCCTTGGTGCCCGTGAGCGGCCCGGGGGAGCAAGCAG GCAGAAAAAGGAAGTCTTTGTGATAGATCCTTCAAGCAATCTGTACTACAACTGGCTGACTGTAATTGCAGCACCCGTGTTCTATAACTGGTGTATGCTAGTGTGCAG agCCTGCTTTGATGAGCTACAAATGGACCATGTTAAAATGTGGCTGTTCCTGGATTATCTCTCTGATATTATCTATGTCATTGACATGTTCGTCAGGTTCAGAACAG GCTTCCTTGAACAAGGCTTGCTAGTTAAGGATGAGAAGAAATTACGAGAACATTACACCAAAACTGTGCAGTTCAAACTGGACGTGCTGTCTCTTGTGCCAACAGACCTGGCATATTTCAAGCTTGGTTTGAACTACCCCGAGCTCCGATTTAACCGCTTGCTGAGGATCGCTCGGCTCTTTGAGTTTTTTGACCGTACCGAGACCAGGACAAATTATCCAAACATGTTCCGTATTGGCAATCTGGTGTTATACATTCTTATCATCATCCACTGGAACGCCTGCATATACTTTGCGATATCGAAGGTGATCGGGTTCGGAACCGACACCTGGGTGTATCCCAACGTGTCCGTCCCGGAGTACGCGCGCCTGTCCAGGAAGTACATTTACAGCCTGTACTGGTCAACGCTCACACTGACGACCATCGGGGAGACGCCGCCCCCGGTGAAGGACGAGGAGTATCTCTTCGTGGTCATCGACTTCCTGGTGGGCGTGCTCATCTTCGCCACCATTGTCGGTAATGTCGGCTCCATGATCTCCAACATGAATGCTTCCAGGGCAGAGTTCCAGGCCAAAGTGGATTCCATTAAACAGTACATGCAATTCCGAAAGGTGACTAAGGATTTGGAAGCCAGGGTTATTAAGTGGTTTGATTATCTCTGGACCAACAAGAAAACGGTAGATGAGAAGGAAGTTCTCAAAAATCTGCCTGACAAGTTGAAGGCTGAAATTGCCATCAATGTCCATTTGGACACGCTGAGGAAGGTGCGTATATTCCAGGATTGTGAAGCTGGACTTCTCATTGAGCTGGTGCTGAAGCTGAAACCTACGGTCTTCAGTCCTGGTGACTACATTTGCAAAAAAGGAGATATTGGAAGAGAAATGTACATTATTAAAGAGGGAAAATTGGCTGTGGTGGCGGATGATGGCATAACCCAATTTGTAGTCCTAAGCGATGGCAGCTACTTTGGTGAAATCAGCATCCTAAACATCAAAGGTAGCAAATCTGGCAACAGGAGGACAGCCAACATCAGGAGTATTGGTTATTCTGATTTGTTCTGCTTGTCTAAGGATGATTTAATGGAAGCCCTCACAGAATATCCAGATGCCAAAAAGGCTCTGGAAGAGAAAGGACGTCAAATTCTGATGAAAGACAATTTAATAGATGAGGAGGCAGCAAAAGCGGGAGCTGACCCAAAagacttggaagaaaaaataggaCGACTCGAAGTAGCTCTGGATACGCTGCAGACTAGGTTTGCGAGGCTCATGGCAGAATACACTGCATCTCAACAAAAGGTGAAACAGAGACTTGCCAGAGTAGAAACCCGAGTGAAAAAATACGGTAGTGGCAGCTTATCAATTGCAGAAGCAGAGGGTGAAAAAcctgaggagaaaaagcagtAG